From a region of the Xanthomonas rydalmerensis genome:
- a CDS encoding SDR family oxidoreductase, translating to MASRKRPAATPSAPSKRSSASSSSAKTAQQQRALQRAVDAGDAKPKPKRAKPGDAGQAGPRKQPQRMPKQHLAKPGNEYELALQPRFEAPEYVGSGKLRGMSAIVTGADSGIGRAVAVLFAREGADVAVLYLDEHEDAQVTRQHVENEGRRCITIAGDVKDPAFCEDAVAQTVRAFGGLDVLVNNAAFQLHCDALEDLSEEHLQETLQTNIAGYFHMARAALPHLKRGAAIVNSGSETGLFGSKSLLDYSATKGAIHAFTMALASQLQPRGIRVNAVAPGPVWTPLNPADKSAEDVAEFGKQNPMGRPAQPEELSPAYVFLASPITASYINGAILPVMGGPTG from the coding sequence ATGGCCTCCCGCAAGCGTCCTGCCGCCACCCCGTCCGCCCCGTCCAAGCGCAGCAGCGCCTCCTCGTCCAGCGCCAAGACTGCGCAGCAGCAACGTGCGCTGCAGCGCGCAGTCGATGCCGGCGATGCCAAGCCCAAGCCCAAGCGCGCCAAGCCGGGCGACGCCGGCCAGGCCGGGCCGCGCAAGCAGCCGCAGCGCATGCCCAAGCAGCACCTGGCCAAGCCCGGAAACGAGTACGAACTGGCGCTGCAGCCGCGTTTCGAGGCGCCTGAGTACGTGGGCAGCGGCAAGCTGCGCGGCATGAGCGCGATCGTGACCGGCGCCGACTCGGGCATCGGCCGCGCGGTGGCGGTGTTGTTCGCGCGCGAGGGTGCGGATGTGGCGGTGCTGTACCTGGACGAACACGAGGATGCGCAGGTCACCCGCCAGCACGTCGAGAACGAAGGCCGCCGCTGCATCACCATCGCCGGCGACGTGAAGGATCCGGCGTTCTGCGAGGATGCGGTGGCGCAGACCGTGCGCGCCTTCGGCGGGCTCGACGTACTGGTCAACAACGCCGCCTTCCAGTTGCATTGCGATGCGCTGGAGGACCTGAGCGAAGAGCACCTGCAGGAAACCTTGCAGACCAACATCGCCGGCTATTTCCACATGGCGCGCGCGGCGTTGCCGCATCTCAAGCGCGGCGCGGCGATCGTCAACAGCGGCTCGGAGACCGGGCTGTTCGGCAGCAAGTCGCTGCTGGACTATTCGGCGACCAAGGGCGCAATCCATGCCTTCACCATGGCCCTGGCCAGCCAGTTGCAGCCGCGCGGCATCCGCGTCAACGCGGTCGCGCCGGGGCCGGTGTGGACGCCGCTCAACCCTGCCGACAAGTCTGCGGAGGACGTGGCCGAGTTCGGCAAACAGAACCCGATGGGACGCCCGGCGCAGCCGGAGGAGTTGTCGCCGGCGTATGTGTTCCTCGCCTCGCCGATCACCGCCAGCTACATCAATGGCGCGATCCTGCCGGTGATGGGTGGGCCGACGGGGTGA
- a CDS encoding DNA topoisomerase IB, producing MSNASRSTAAAEAARARQSRQAASSAGLVYVSDQEPGIARRRAGKGFGYRMPDGSAVRDAATLQRIRQLAIPPAYTEVWICARDNGHLQATGRDARRRKQYRYHADWAQVRGDGKFERIVAFGQALPRLRRRLRRDMALPGYPRDKVLAMVVALMAETLVRVGNAEYARSNRSYGLTTLRNRHLAFVKGGRARLQFRGKGGQEHDIEVDDAHLVKLIRGCQQLPGQALFQYRDDDGQLQPVDSGEVNDYLREAMGESFTAKDFRTWGGTRAALQRLAALPLPDTGGERALAQAQNAVIREVAEALGNTPAVCRKAYIDPCVFDGWRCGRLHGLCEGVRGERQWDLITLKYLGRARTAARKAAKAAGRTSAKAPSLPKATRATRKGAAAIPQGGGTRAKRKTAPAARKRA from the coding sequence ATGTCCAACGCGTCCCGTTCCACCGCCGCCGCCGAGGCGGCGCGTGCCCGCCAGTCCCGCCAGGCCGCCAGCAGCGCGGGCCTGGTCTACGTCAGCGATCAGGAGCCGGGCATCGCCCGTCGCCGTGCCGGCAAGGGCTTCGGCTACCGCATGCCCGACGGCAGCGCGGTGCGCGACGCGGCCACCCTGCAGCGCATCCGCCAGCTGGCGATCCCGCCGGCCTATACCGAGGTGTGGATTTGCGCGCGCGACAACGGTCATCTGCAGGCCACCGGCCGCGACGCGCGTCGGCGCAAGCAATACCGCTACCACGCCGACTGGGCGCAGGTGCGGGGCGATGGCAAGTTCGAGCGCATCGTCGCCTTCGGCCAGGCGCTGCCGCGGCTGCGCCGGCGCCTGCGTCGCGACATGGCCCTGCCCGGCTACCCGCGCGACAAGGTACTGGCGATGGTGGTGGCGCTGATGGCCGAGACCCTGGTGCGCGTGGGCAATGCCGAATACGCGCGCAGCAACCGCTCCTATGGCCTGACCACATTGCGCAACCGCCACCTGGCCTTCGTCAAGGGCGGCCGCGCGCGGCTGCAGTTCCGCGGCAAGGGCGGCCAGGAGCACGACATCGAGGTCGACGACGCGCATCTGGTCAAGCTGATCCGCGGCTGCCAGCAGCTGCCCGGGCAGGCGCTGTTCCAGTACCGCGACGACGACGGCCAGCTGCAGCCGGTGGATTCGGGCGAGGTCAACGACTACCTGCGCGAGGCGATGGGCGAGAGCTTCACCGCCAAGGACTTCCGCACCTGGGGCGGTACCCGCGCCGCGCTGCAGCGGCTGGCGGCGTTGCCGCTGCCCGACACGGGCGGCGAACGCGCGCTGGCGCAGGCGCAGAACGCGGTGATCCGCGAGGTGGCCGAGGCGCTGGGCAATACCCCGGCGGTGTGCCGCAAGGCCTACATCGACCCGTGCGTGTTCGACGGCTGGCGCTGCGGGCGCCTGCACGGCCTGTGCGAGGGCGTGCGCGGTGAGCGCCAGTGGGATCTGATCACGCTGAAGTACCTGGGGCGGGCGCGCACCGCGGCGCGCAAGGCGGCCAAGGCCGCCGGGCGCACCTCGGCCAAGGCGCCGTCGCTGCCCAAGGCCACGCGTGCCACGCGCAAGGGCGCGGCGGCGATCCCGCAGGGCGGCGGCACCCGCGCCAAGCGCAAGACCGCGCCCGCGGCACGCAAGCGCGCCTGA